AAACTCTACATTTTATACCAACATTTATATCCAGAACAAGCGATCAACTGGAAAATATGCACATTACTCTCCATCGTTTCTAATTGGCTGAAAGTAACtcaatacatttactcaagtgctgtacttgagtacagttttgaggtgaTAATTCTGAAGTATCTGCAGCATCACTTCactcacacagagggaaagacTGTGATTTTTACTGCACTACGTTTTTCTGAGAGGTTACTTTTTTAAGACTAAGTTCACTAAAAACAAATTCTAAAAATataaacatgaaacatacaTACGATGTAAAGTTTCAGATGTCCGTGACTGAAGAGTTATTTCCCCTTTCAACTTCTTACaaggtttcatttaaataacagTTTGAGGCCCAAATCGGTAAAATTCTACAACATTACacataaaaagcagaaataattaGAAATAATTAGAAagttttgtcatcttttttaTCCCATCATCACCTCACTTGATTGATCTTCCTCACTGTACATAATGCAGTTAAACTAAGTCAACCAGCAGTAAAACACCGCATTCACATgaacacctccaccaccaccacaacaacagacctcagtacttcttccaccactgtggaggtcagaggtcaggtggGCAGCTGTTGCTGTTTATGAGGTCATTTCAGTGAATATAGTTTACAGATGTCAGCGTTCTGGCAGCAGAAGTTCTGCATAAATCTAAAAACTGAGATGACAAACATCCATTAGTCATTTTCAAAggaaacacacttcctgtttcaggaGCGCTGCCCCGAGCCGCAGAGGGCAGCTGGTTTCAAGTCAGCAGGAAATGAAGCTGCTTCAGTGTCTTTAGGTTAAAAATAAGAcaataaatcatgtttttatttcacctcACTGTTGTGAATCTGCAGACTCGAGATGTTCTGACACCAGTTTTTATGATACTGATACAAGTTCTGAAATGATACTGAGAGTACTGAGCCTTTCAGAATATTTGAATCTTTTGAACAGCTTTACATTTTTAACCCCGTACAGATGtaactgctgtttgactgactcAACATGCAGAGGACGAACGCCACAGAACGTCCTTTAACTGTTTGACTGTGGAAGAACACAAATTAGTAACTAACTAATAAAAACTCCTTTAAAAACTGCTTGAGTGCTGCCAcagtttagaaaaacaaaagacatttaaaatgttcaatattAACATTATAAAACTAAAGCTCTGTTAACGCGTACGTCACTGTTTCACTGGTGAGATTCAAAGTCACCAAACTGCTGATACTTTGCTAGCATTGGCTAACGCTACACCACCTGAAATCAGCTCTTCTTCATCGCTCTAAAAATGGGCAGCTGTCACTACTTCCTTGGAGTGGTGATTTGTGGGTAAAGATAACGGCAGTCTTTAGCTTTAATAGTAATTTTGCAGTAAATAATCACTTACAGAGCAAATAGTAATAAAAATATTTCTATGCGTATCTtcattgtctgtttttgaaGCATAATTTCTCTCAGCCTGAAACAAACAATTATTTGTGAGATCGATTATTCTGCTGATGATTTTCTCAAGTACTCAGTTCATCATTTGTTCTACAAAATGAtccaaaatactgaaaaatgcaataaagtttgaagttcaGGTGACGTCATCAGACCGTTTTCCATCAGATCTGTGTGACGGAGTCGTCATGTTTGGAGAGCCGAGAGTCCACAGCGCCGCTGAGGGAGGAAACGTCACGTTCACATGCTCCTTGTTTTCACATCCACGAAACAGGAAGTTCCTCTGCAGGGAGGAGTGCAGCAAATTTCTCTTTGACACCAATGATGTGGCAGTCACGAGCGACAGATACCAAATCACATCCTGGAGCAGAAAGTCCTTCAATGTGAGCATCGCTCAGCTGACGCAGCGGGACGCCGGGCGGTACAGGTGCGGCGTGGGAAGACAAGATGGACCGAATACATGCCAGGAGTTTGAGATCGCAGTTACAGGAGGTCAGTTTTCTCTGCTCACTGACAGAGTTTGACGAAACAGGTTCAAGTCAAGACGCTCAAGAACGAACTGTCACACTCACATCTCAGATCAGGCTTAGTTTGAGTTGGTGGcttttaaatctgttttcattgctCCTCGCACATTTGTCACACCAGCTGATACCTTTATTGTTTTAGATTATcattaagacacacacatcttaAACAGGATGCAgcttcttattgtcaacaaacaccatgaacagattttttctgtcttccccTAAAACAGCCGGACACTGTGGTTTTGAGCAAACGTTAGTCAAACAGGAGCAACAGTGCATTCgttagggactattttcagccgtGGATTGATACACATTTGTTGTGCTGCTCAGTATttacagctgtcactcaaaagAAGCGACAGCCGCTTTGTTCCTAAAGACATGAACGAACCAGTGCAGCAGCGTGGActgaagaatgaatgaaagcatcCTTTTTTCTTTACACTGGCTTTGAGTCACAAAGAACCTCATAACAACCCCAACAACCACCCtgaccacaaacaacaaacaatctAGTTCCTATTTTTAACCAAGTGCCACCAAGCAGCCCGTCAGAAGTCATGAGCAAAGAGCATCAAACATCCTGTATCGTCAGCACATCATCAGGGCCCACAAAGGGAAATGAAATTCTAGTGACTGTACACAGTTTTAGCTGCGTTGACTGATCCTGGTTCCTGTGTCACCGCGCTCACCACGATTGGCTTGCATACACCGCTCATACACTCCTGAACAGTCCACGGTCAGCAGATGGATTTAAGTCTACGTCAGCCTTAAAATCAGCCTAAAATCACATATCTGAGACCAAAACAATCTAGTGGCTTTCAGACCACAAACAGACCACACCAGTCCACTTGGAAGAGGACGGGGACAAGCGGTCTTTCCAAGCCATCTCAGTCCGGTGGTCTGGTCGAAACGGCACTAAACGGGCAAACAGAGCCGTTACTTCCAAACCTCACAGGTGAGAAAATGAATCCGTCTGTTGGGATTTCTCATCGTTTGTTCAGTTGTGTCTCACGTCTCTTCTCCAGGTAACGTCTTTCTTCCGGTCATCTGTTTGACTGTGGTTGTCGTGCTGTTGGCCGTCAGCATGCTGCTCTTCTACAAATGGAGGACGAGAACGGTTCATTGTGAGTTCCCGCTCGACTCTTATCTGAACTTTAAATGAGAACAGACGAGGAACCAGGAAACGACCTCTGCTGTACTTCCACAGATGTGAACAACGAGGGAAACGGCAGAGACATGGAGGTGActtcttcatctctttgtgATCATCTTCACAGTGTCGAGCCTGGTCCCATCCCAGAATAATCAAATACCGTCTGTACAGATGGACGAGTCACCATCTGTACGAGACACTCCGGGGCCACAAACACGATCAATCCTTCCATCAGCCAAGAAGCCAAAAGTCAACGATCGtaaaagtgaaaccaaaagtgaaaaaTCTAGTAAAAatagtttctttttgtttgtttctcaggtTTCCGTCTATGACGACTGTGCTGCGGTCTCCACACAGGAGGGGTCGGTCTACGAAGACCTCGACCCGTCCAACAGGGACCACAGCCTCTACTGTTCACTGCACATGTGACCAAACACATCACTCAGAAGACAACAGACGTTTCCATTCTTCTGAAAGGACGTCGCAGTGCGTCGAGGATGTGGCAGCTCGTTACTCTGGTTCATATCCATCACATTGAGGGGTTAATTTtaatatttagaaaaataataGTAAGTCACCTGACAGACCGACCTTCTCCTCACCTTTACTCTCAACATAAGGGTGTTCCTGAGGATGTTCTTCATTCATAAATACAGATAATTTCAGACTAAACCCTGTTTGAATCACTGGAGGAACGAGCTAAAACTCTTGAAGAAAATAACTAAAACTTTAAGCTACTTTCATTTCTAAATGCACTAAAGTTAATCTGAGACAGGctgctttctgctcttttcccATTATTTTAGCATTCAAGTTCTATTTCAAGTTAACTTCTCTGTCCTTCAGCACTGAGGCAGAAGATCTGTGATGGCTAAGATGTGAAATGAGTTTTTTATCGTATTTGTAATATgatcaacaaaaataaacctcttaaaacagcacaaacacattcactgattgattgattcatcgATTACCACCTTCAGCATAGAACCTGTTGCTCGTCTTGTTAAATCAGCCACAAACACGCAGTAACAGTGAGCAGCTTACCTGACACCAGGTGTTCTCTCTCATCACTTCATGGAGACAAAGACGTGAAAATCCGAGACTGGAGGAACTTGAGCAAACATCTCTGCATTCGTTCCCTCTTCATTTTGTCGTCGCTTGATCTCTACATTTACTGAGACTGTGGAAATGCTAACGGCTAATGAAAACTGTGTTAAATTgtagttcttcttcttcttcttcttctattttggtatttttaaccaaaaaaaagaTTGGCTGTAACATCGATGGGAGGCATAATTtaaattttctttattttctttaaatttgtCTAAATAACGCTCTTTAGCTTGTGCTACAGCAGGGTTACTTTCtttgaaaacatctttaaagAAGCAGGTGAGGTGACGTCTGCCACATTCTGCTCCGGTACAGCAGGCGGCAGTAATCTAGAACATTAGCTCGTTAACTCACCCCATTCAACCCCACAAatgggaaaagaagaagaagaagaagaagaagacgtgAGAGGGATGAACTGGCCCATGGCTGCCTTCACactatctctgccatccatcttcatcatcatcttctcctAAGAAGGTTAAACTTATAGGCGttgggtggaggaggtgatgtCCCATCTTCAACTTGAACAACTTTAATACACTGCTCGGGGCACTACCCTTAGATATTATAAAGTTTGGCCACCATTTCTATCCTATTTTGAAGATGAACTCCCGTCCCTTAATGTAGTGTAGCCTGAGACCAGGAtctgttttacatttaacatcatttttaagatgtaaaaaGTTTGATTAATCGCTGCAGCGACAGTTCAGAGTTTAAGGTCCGaacctgcagagctgaaactctGTCAAACAGTGTCTGTTCTATCTGCTCCATCCTCAAAATCCAAAAATTCACatgttaaatataaaatatgattctttaaaaatgttaacatGGTGTAAAAACAcgcaaacatgaaaacacaactttaGATACATGTAGACTGATATTTCAACAGGATTTCTAAAGTAATTTGCCTCCTTTATGAAactgtctcctagaaattctGTTTGACACAGTGTCCAAGGGGACAGGTGAGTCACCGTCAGTGATTCATTGACACCCTGAAACAAATCCCTGTTTTttgctttgtgctgcagaggtttgaccagcagagggcagtcagAGACAGATTATTAGAAAAGATTAATTCTTTCAGCCTTAAGGGATTTCAGTCAGACTTTAGAACAAACCACAGCTCTGAATGAAATCATCAGACTAAATTCAGATGAAAATAGGGCctcagttcttgtcctcttaGGTCAAAGTGCAGCGTCTGATACGACTGACGTGACATCCTAATCAATCGTCTTGAACAGCTGGTTGGTCTTTCTGAttgtgtgttaaactggtttaaaacaaacatcaaagggaGGAAGTTTTCCGTCAGTCTTGGAgctcatgtgtctgagaaacactGGTCCATTACTGTCCTCATTATACCTGCTGCCACCTGTCAGCATTCAATAGTTACGCAGATGACACACACCTCTTCATCTGTGCCAACCAACCGATGCTGACTCATTACAAACTGTCTCCTGGCAATAAATcaatggatgagcaataatttccTGAAgctaaatgaggacaaaaccgAAATCATTCTAGCCAGCCCTAAAACAAAAGAgatgctgtttaataatctgggAAATTtactccctggattaaatctgagatTACAGTCTTAGTGTTATCCTGGATTCACATTTTTCCACTTAACAGACAAAGTACGACCGATTCTAAAGAAAAAAGATGCTGAAGAACTGATTCaagcctttatttcaagccCACAACAAGAAGCTCACCGAGTGTTGtaactcactcacacagatatgtgtgtgtgtgtgtgtgtgtgtgtgtgtgtgtgtgtgtgtgtgtgtgtgtggacttttTATCTCCTTGGTGATGCTTTAATTCACTGTTGGTTGTATAAAAAGATTGTTTAATTTATGTGTGTTGCTCCATCTGTGGTGTCAGAGACTGAATCACACACGACTGATTGTTTCAGGGCTGCACTGAGGACGGCAGGTGCATGTGTCTGATAATCGGTCTGCTCAGGCTGCAAAACGCCCTGTTGCTTTCTCTTTAACTTTCTCTGTATTTTGTCCCCTTTGTTCGGAGCCGTTTCAtgctttcagttttgtttgctgtctggTATTTATGCCCCTCGCTGGGCGTCGACTCCCACAGTTCAGCTGAATTCCTGCAGTACACAACATCTTCAAGCAACCAGGTGAGTTATCAAATCATGTGAGATATTATGCAAACAAattctaagaaaaaaaaaacagcattccTTAATTTAGTTGAAAATTGTAGTTGTTCAAAagtcacatttgagtcttttgttttgtttaatggAGGTTTAATCGTAGTTTTGCTGAAGGACATTCCTCCTGAGAGTACCTTGAACTGACTAACTGTACTACAATCACAGGCCATCCTGCCACAGGTTggatttattttcatgtatCTACAGCTCAGCAGTCTTTGATGGCCTCTGCACGTCTGGCTGCTCAAAACAATCTTATCCAACGCTTCTGACACCACAGGGTACAAACCATTACTCAGCGCATTAGGTCGTCTGGGAAACATCACGTTGATTCACTTTACATGAAGCTAAAGTTAACACTGAATTGTATTAAATGCTCTCCGAACGAGCTGGTGTCTGATTAGAGTCGTGTGAAATCATAAAAGATCTTATAGAAAGAGCAGATGTTCACCATAAACTCGCCGACACGCCCTGAGTGCACAAAGACCTTTGAGTTATACTGACAGGAAATTAAGTCCTGAACGTATGTTATCAAATCAACCAACAGACATAACTGAGATACTCCAGAATCTTCAATGTGCTTCAAAAATGAACACTGACGTGTTCGTGCTTTAATTGTATAAGTTGCTATAGACAAAAATTTCCATGATCTCAGTTCATTTATGAATCTCctgttgatttttgttttttctttcagggtAAACTTGAGGGTAAAGTCTTGAAAATGTCAGGTAGGCAAACATCATGTAGCAGAATAAGTGCTAACGTGTCCCACCAAGAAATACAGTACACTGAGGACGTCTGAGGAGACACGCTGCTATACAGACATTTGGctcatttgtcatttcagtcattaaagtgaaacaaaaagctTCCACGGCTCTCTGGATGGTGTGTTGAGGGTAGAACCTTCACACCAAAAAAACAAGTACATACTGTGTGTTCCCACGTACAGGAAGCacaaccaaaacacaaaatgtcaagattATCAATCTGCTTTGATTACATTGGAGTAATTgtgagtttgacatttttcctgTGACTTTTGTGgattttacaagaaaaaaaatggcctAAATTAGCAAATAACGaagtttctcttttcctccttccaaACCAGACGATGAGGGTAAGTGGACtgctttttcaaatgttttttgtcCAAAGAATTTAATTTTTACTTTGGTTATGATGAGATTTTGGAATTTGAGTGTGAATGtttacatatacacatataagTTTACACATAATGAAAACAAGTTGTAATATTCTGAGAACAGGTGCGTGTTTGAGAACAGGTGAACATAAGTGACGTCTGAACGGAGTCGAAGTCATTCTTGAGcataaaataatctttttcTCAAAATATTACAGTGcatcatttttgtaaatactttAATAATATTGGTGTCATCTCCACACAAACCTTTGTTAGCTCTGGTCTGGACTCGTCTTTGGCTTTGAATGCAGTGTCTTCTCCCTGTTTGCAGCTCGCGCACTTGAGTGTGCAGGCAGAGGCGTGTGCGTCAAAGACCATGAGGTGCTGAAGATGATTGACAGCTATGACCGGCCGGGGAACGCTTTTGCCGCTGGCACCTATGCAGGTGCTGGGACATTTGAAGATAAGTGGGCCTGGAAACCTGGGAAGCGGATCCCGAAGGCAGGAGCGTACGCTGCCGCGGGGGTGGGCTACGCGCGCGCTGAATGGAGCGTGTGTGACGCCGAGGTCAAAGGGCCCAACGCCAGCGCGGGGGTCGGAGCCTCCTGGGGGTCCGGTGCCAGAGCTTTCGCAAAAGCAGAACTGGCCAGCGCTTCCGCCGCTGCTGGTCCGGTCAAAGCTACAGTCGCCCTGGGACTGGAGACCGGCGTCGGCGTCGGGCTGTCGAGTGTGGAGGTCAAGCTGCTGGGGACGGGGGTCTGCATCGGTCCCACGCTGAGCATCTCCCTGTTTGGGAGCTCGATCGAGCTTAATTTGTGGTAAACTTTGTGTCGCATAAAGCTGTTTGGTGTTGTGTTTCATGTACTATTGATCGTACTAATTCATGGATCCATAATTTACCAAGTGATGAATTATTCtttaatctaaaaaaaagttgatttccCATTAGAGACTACCTGGACCACTTATTTGATCAGGTTTCGATCAAGTTTACCTCTGATTTCTCTGCTCAACTCATGTAATATGGACTCCATCACTttgtggaaacactgacatgttatGTATGAAACCTGAGATCCTCCTAGAGgagatgtgtcatgcaccaatttcaccagaaaaaattcgttagtatgtgtaaaagcgtacatggcaataaagctttttctgattctgatttctgattctgattctgattctccTGAGGTTCAGTATTTCACTGATCAGGCATCTGACAGATTGGgtcaattattattatcaatatcAGAAAAGCAGATGATGATTAGATGACTGAATAAAATCTTTAAATATTAATGAGGCACGTCTCTTTTATATTTACTTGGTGTAAATTAAGTGCTAAATTAATCGAGTAGTTGCTGAAGTGGCTGTAGCTCACTACACAAGAATCACTGGTGCCCCCTTGTGGCGAAAACACAGAAAACGCCACTCACTCGAAATATGGGATTTTTAACTGTGTTTCCTTCAAAACTATAATATAtaatgataaaacacacaactgaTAGTACATACAACTGTATCATAAAGGCTTGTGCAGAGGCCTCTGAGGCGCTGTCATCAAAATGCAGCTTTCCTGTTAAAGCATCAGTAACACAAGTACAATTCAAATAATTTGCAGTCTGGTCATCTTTGAGGTGAGATGGCGTGTGGTACCTGTGTGGGTGTTGAGGCTTGTGCAGAGgcctctgaggagcaggagtgtgtgctgctgcaggaggtcaCACACGAGCTGGGTGCAGCATTTCTTATGTCGGGGCCAAAGCAGCGCAGGAGCCAGAGCCCCTGTGAGGTCCCTCAGTGCCAAAGCAGATGTGGACAATGATTCAGCCCCTGCTGGTCCAGGGACAGCTGCAGCCTGGCAGCAGATGCCGGCGTCAGCGCTGGTCGGACAGGTGTGGACGTCAGCGTGCAGGTAAACGGCGACGCATGCTGTTACTGCTGAAATGTTGAGATTTGAGACTGAAAGCTTGACTGAAATTTCCCACATTTTTCTAAAATAGAACGATCAGGATGATTTGAAAGAAATTCAACACGTTCGTGGAGCCGAAAATCAAACGTATCAGACGTTTATTATAATCTGGATTAGTTTACAAAAGAACCAAAGTGGAGTTCATGAAGTACTGCGATGCTCTGAACGATGCACAGTTACACAcatctgctctcacacacagtacagagtGTATGCAGCATTCtacaacataaaaacaccagtcagtcacagacacacacacacacacacacacacacacacacacacacacacacacacacacacaccccatctGTCTCAGGGCTGCATGCGAATGGCTCCGTCCAGTCTGATGACCTCTCCGTTGACCATGGGGTTCTCAGCCAGCGATGTCACCAGGTGGGCAAACTCAGCAGGGTCTCCCAGGCGCGAGGGGAAGGGCACCTGGCGGGCGAGAAAGGAGCGCACCTTCTCTGGAAGACCAGCCAGGAGGGGGGTGGAGAACAGACCTGGAGCAGGACGGAGATAATATTCtttaaatcagatttcagatcttttactcaagtaaaagtaccaatactgTACTATACAAATCTGTGTGTTCcaggtgctgctgcctgcaCCTGTTTGCTCCTGctacctgtccgtctgtcctaTAGTCAGTGTTTACGTGCACTAACCGGGTGCTATGGTGATGACCCTGATGCCCATGGGTGCCAGATCTCGTGCTATGGGGAGGGTCATTCCAACGATGCCTCCTTTAGAAGCTGAATACGCTGCTTGGCCGACCTacagcaaaaaaagagaaaatcattCAGAAACAGAGCTACTGCCTCCTTAtttcttttatgtttgtgtgagtttcaAGTGACCTGTCCATCAAAGGCGGCCACGCTGGCGGTGTTAATGATGCAGCCTCTGTGTCCGTCTGCGTCAGGCTCGTTCTTCCCCATCGCGCCCACGGAAAGGCGAATCACATTAAAGGTTCCTGCGATGTTcacctgcagaaaacacaccaaGAAAAGTGTCACAGGACAGTCTGACGAGCTGCTGCCGGTGCTTCTGTCCGTCCTTCTTACATTGATGACCCGCTGGAAGTCCTCCAGGCTGTGAGGGAGGTCCTTCTTCACATTGTAGGTTTTAACAGCGACGGCGATGCCGGCACAGTTGACGGCCAGGTCCAGCTTCCCGAACTTCTCTCTGGCCAGGGACACGGCCGCCTGCACGTCTGCCTCCGATGTCACCTGCAACGTGACGAGGACGCTTTTAGACATCATGTGATAAAATACACAGAACCGAGAACACAGATTCATGGGTTTAACGTAAATCCTGAACAGTGGGACAGGAGAAGAACTTGAAGGGTCAATAAACCACATCTGTTCAGTGGTGACACTGCTGGATGATGTGACAGTGCCTCCTTCTGGGCAGAGACAACATTACACCTCCAGTTAAAGACCTGCAGCCTTaactttttggccacttgaaggcagcagaacaagctgtaaagaACATTCACATGATCACCTTAAGAAGCTGACAGGGCAGACTTGTAGGCAAAAGTTGTTTGTTTACACATCGAGCAGAAGCCGTGCAGATTCAGCATTTATTAGTCTCTGACGAGCTGATGGATGTAAGTCTGATTGAGGCTCTTTAACTTTTGTTTCCGCTGATCCCAAAGGAAAACATCTCGCTATCTCTGCACTGTGATTACCAGCTAATGTCTGTTTGGTACTGAGCAGGTTGGTCagttttagagctttttttgtgggaaacagctgcctggTGCCAAATCTGCAGGCGCAAAACACCAACATCAAGgtgataataaaaaaacatgattctaaGGTTTCAACAGATACGAAGCAGGTGACGAGAACCGTACACCAAACTGTGTGATCCCTGCCATCTCTATCgagacacatcaaaacacatggTCCAAATCTACTGTGTCTGGTGGGTTTCAGACTCACATCTGCGGGAGCGAAGGCACAGCGGTCCCCCAGACTGGCTGCCAGGGCCTGTCCATCAGAGGAGGGCAGGTCCAGGATCACAGCAGACGCTCCGTTCTGCACCAGACGCTCCACGGTGGCCCGGCCCAAACCAGACGCACCGCCTGTCACCAGGCCAACCATGCCCTGctcaacacacatcaacacacacatacacacatacacacacacacacacacacacacacacacacacacacacacacacacagagggacaggcCAGGGGGAGGAGGGCAGTGCGGGAAATAGAAAGACgacacagggggaaaaaaagggtcACTGAGAAAGATGGGTGAAAGCAgaaattaaagctgctctgagaAAATACTGTCAGATTCactcaatgcagaaaataaagtCAGTTACAGCATTTATTGTTTGTAAGGATTCACTTCTGTAACTACTTTTTATCGAAGCTCGAACCGCTGAGGTGAGCTCTGTGGATTATGCGCAGCAGCATTGACTGTTTCTGTTGAATTTATTGAACCAAGGCAAGAACTATCTGCTAGGCCAGAGAGTGCTAAACATACGAGAGAGAAACGACATTATTTTAGTGATTTAGGTGGACCAACCCTTTAAACCTTTAACTCGTTTTCAAGTGTCCAATGTCAGTGTAACGAAGGGACCAGAGGTTAGCAGAGACGCTGCTGAGGGCGCTGAGTGGGCTTATTGgctgctagcatgttagctacACAATGAAAACTTGAGAACTACAAGccgagaaaacaaacaggaagagagaagggaCAAAAATACCACAACAAACGCTTATTAAAAGTCTAACGCGTCATTTTCTCTCAGAGTGAATAACGCAAAGGACGCCGCGAGCAGCGCGGAGACGtttatctttttctttgctcACCTTGACACATCTAATGTTCGCCATGTTGGTTTGGACGCTCGGCCGGACGTCGCCCCAAAGATCGTCTATTTGGGAAAGgatgtcttcctcttcttccgATTTTTTTTAAGGGGAGGTGTTAGAAAATAGCAAAATGCTGAACTGCTGCCGCCGACTGGTATGGAGTGTGTAGTGCAGGACTCTAAATTTGTAAGCTGctaacattaaaaataaaaaagaaataacaagatCACAAAACTATCATATTTTCTCAGTAAGGTTTTTTAGTGTAACATTCactccctctgaaatgtagtgtaaGAAGTATAAAGTAATCTCATAATAATTTTGTATGTAATCTGCAGTGTTACTGGTAAATACATCTCCAGGATAAATGTATTAAAGTCCTTAAATCTTTTCTCTCACAGAAAAGTAGCGGAGCAGCGGAAAATGTAAAAGTACCACCTGCCTTCGGACTGTAAATACAGAGTGTAAATACTGCTAGTAAGTTCTATTCACAGTTGGTGGTCAGTATATGCACTGATATGTAAATAAAGTATACACAGTCTGCTTAATATTTGTCAGTGATCAAATGTACACTACTGTAGAAGTACTAAATATAATACTTTAGTATGTCACGTGgttgtaaatacacacatatgttATCCTGCTCATACTGTGTATATCTTTGTGTATTCATACCTGTCCCTTACTATATTCTACAGTGTGAGTAGAATCTACGTACGCAGTGAGagttctttcatttttactcCTCTTTGGCCAAAGCATCCAGGCCACGCCCCCTCGTTCTGATTTGACCAATCGGTGAGCGCTTCAGGGAACGCCCCCTCCGGCTCTCGACTGATTTGCTGAACGTATATGAGGGGTGttgtccaatcagagcagcgctgcagctcACCAAGGTCAGCTCAGGCGACCAACTGATGCTTCAGGAGGATTTCTAAAGCAAATTTGGACTTTTACA
This region of Chaetodon auriga isolate fChaAug3 chromosome 10, fChaAug3.hap1, whole genome shotgun sequence genomic DNA includes:
- the hsd17b10 gene encoding 3-hydroxyacyl-CoA dehydrogenase type-2 isoform X2, which translates into the protein MANIRCVKGMVGLVTGGASGLGRATVERLVQNGASAVILDLPSSDGQALAASLGDRCAFAPADVTSEADVQAAVSLAREKFGKLDLAVNCAGIAVAVKTYNVKKDLPHSLEDFQRVINVNIAGTFNVIRLSVGAMGKNEPDADGHRGCIINTASVAAFDGQVGQAAYSASKGGIVGMTLPIARDLAPMGIRVITIAPGLFSTPLLAGLPEKVRSFLARQVPFPSRLGDPAEFAHLVTSLAENPMVNGEVIRLDGAIRMQP
- the hsd17b10 gene encoding 3-hydroxyacyl-CoA dehydrogenase type-2 isoform X1 codes for the protein MCVLMCVEQGMVGLVTGGASGLGRATVERLVQNGASAVILDLPSSDGQALAASLGDRCAFAPADVTSEADVQAAVSLAREKFGKLDLAVNCAGIAVAVKTYNVKKDLPHSLEDFQRVINVNIAGTFNVIRLSVGAMGKNEPDADGHRGCIINTASVAAFDGQVGQAAYSASKGGIVGMTLPIARDLAPMGIRVITIAPGLFSTPLLAGLPEKVRSFLARQVPFPSRLGDPAEFAHLVTSLAENPMVNGEVIRLDGAIRMQP